CTGATGCACCGCGCCCAGTCCAAATTGCTGGCCGACAAATCCGGCTTCATCGCCGATTCCACGTTCGCCGCCCTCCGCAAGGCCCTCGGGCAGCCTTGACAAGAATCGTCGGAAACGTGCTACGTCTGGCGAGCGTCCTGGCCTTGCCGTTTCTGTTCGTGGTCTTCGATGTGCTTTTGGACAAAGGGGACGTGTTCCTCTCGTGGTCGGGCGCCAGTTGGGGCATCTGGCTGACCGGGTTCGCCTGGGACCTCTCGGCATGGCTCACCTTCCTGTGGCTTGCCTCCCGGTTGATCGGCCATCCCCGGCGCTGGGTCCGCAACCTGGGTTGGTTCCTGGTGGTCCTGGACTCCGTGGGACTGGCCAGTGCGAGCCTGGTGAGCGCCGCCTACCATGCCGAATACCATAATCTGCCCAACGTGCAGGCGCTCTACTTCGCCTTCGCCAATTGGCGCAACACACTGACATTGAGCGCGGAATACGTCGATCCCCGCGGCATCCTGGCCATGATCGTGGCGGCTCCGATCCTGTTTTGGATGCACAAAGCGGCCTTGTCGGCGCGCGAGGCCCTCTCCCGTGGACTGACCTCCCGCCTTTGGCTTCTGGCCGGAACGCTCCCGCTGCTTCTGACCTTGTGGGTGGCGCCGTTGGCTTTGGGTTGGCATCGCTTCCAGGAGCCCTTGCCGCTTTTGGCCAACTGGTCGCGCATCTTCTTCCAGGCCGGTCTCGGGTTGTTCGGCAACAAGACCAACCTGCAGACCCCGGCGCGATTGGTCCTGCCTCGCGGCAAACCCACTTGGAACATCGTGCTGATCCTGAACGAATCCCTTCGTGCCGATGCTCTCCACCCCGGACTGGGCCTGCTCGACTCCCTGGACCCGCGGACACTTTCCCCTCGCATGAGCGCCTGGGTCGGGTCGGAGGACATGCTGGTCTTTCCGATGGCTCGCGCCAACGCCACGGCCACCTCCGTGAGCGTCCCGAGCTTGATCACCGGCGTGGCCGCCAGCGGTACCACCTACCAGTTCCACCGAAGCCCCACCTTCTTCACGGCCGCCAAATCCGCAGGCCTGCGGACCTTCCTGCTGTCTTCGCAGGATTGGCGGTGGGAACACTTCGACGAGTTCGCCTTCGGCGGGATCGATCGGATCGTGCACCGGAGCTCCTTTGCCGCCGAGCGCAACAACGATCTGGGCGTAGACGATTCGTTGCTGCTGGACAGCCTCGACGCGATGCTCGCTCCCGAGGGCAAGTTTTTCGGTCTGATCCAACTCAATTCCAACCACGGTCCCTTCTGGCCCGGCCCCACCCGAACCCACTTGGCCAACTCGTCGCGGGAGCGCTACCAGGCCTCGGTGGAATACGTGGACGGCATTCTCCACCGGATCGTCACCAGGCTCGCGCGCGACCCGCGCTGGGATTCCACGTTCGTGTTCCTGGTCTCCGATCACGCCGAGAACAT
This DNA window, taken from Fibrobacterota bacterium, encodes the following:
- a CDS encoding sulfatase-like hydrolase/transferase, which codes for MLRLASVLALPFLFVVFDVLLDKGDVFLSWSGASWGIWLTGFAWDLSAWLTFLWLASRLIGHPRRWVRNLGWFLVVLDSVGLASASLVSAAYHAEYHNLPNVQALYFAFANWRNTLTLSAEYVDPRGILAMIVAAPILFWMHKAALSAREALSRGLTSRLWLLAGTLPLLLTLWVAPLALGWHRFQEPLPLLANWSRIFFQAGLGLFGNKTNLQTPARLVLPRGKPTWNIVLILNESLRADALHPGLGLLDSLDPRTLSPRMSAWVGSEDMLVFPMARANATATSVSVPSLITGVAASGTTYQFHRSPTFFTAAKSAGLRTFLLSSQDWRWEHFDEFAFGGIDRIVHRSSFAAERNNDLGVDDSLLLDSLDAMLAPEGKFFGLIQLNSNHGPFWPGPTRTHLANSSRERYQASVEYVDGILHRIVTRLARDPRWDSTFVFLVSDHAENIGARKIGRINSFYEETVRIPFVVRLPPALRPDGPERAALQAWTTQPVQLVDLMPSFLDLWHIPVSALDGLASGASLLAPPPASRVQGGQNTGDIRSWDVEGLYLARGHWKLVLSQGRPPGLFDLSIDPREERSLWDTVRVRESQIGWIREAMRDPIRQGVCNRAGESCPAELRSPQ